The stretch of DNA GTAGGGGCTCAGTCCCTCGCGAGTTACGATATCATACGGCTCGCCGATCAATTCATCCAGCAAATCGCAAATCGCGTTGAAATTCTTTGAGCTTTTCTGGTGAGACGCAAAACTCACGATAATGTCCACATCGCTCTCAGCGGTGTTCGTCCCTTTCGCCACTGAACCAAAAACGCCGAGTTCCTCCACTCCAAAGGCACGAAAACGTTGCCTGTTCTCGGACAATTTTTTCAACACGGAATCTTTTCGATTCATGGTCATAGGCTACTCTCCGCAATCGTCAGAGCAAACTCATTTGCGGTGGGGATCGGTGGGCGGTGGACTGTGATCGGTGGTCAGTCGTCAGTGGACGGTTGTCGGTTGGCAGTAGTCGGTGAGACGGAGGCGTTGAGGGAAACTTCAACTGGGAACTAGAAACCGAAAACTGGGGAACCGATTCCTTGGATTGCCGGAGTTCCGGCTGGGGTGCGGGTTGGGCCAACCCGCGCTACCGGATCGCTTCCAGGCTGATTTTTACTACGAATTTTCGGACTGGGGTCGGTTGGTTTACCGATACTTTGGGGCG from Puniceicoccus vermicola encodes:
- a CDS encoding nucleotidyltransferase family protein, whose amino-acid sequence is MNRKDSVLKKLSENRQRFRAFGVEELGVFGSVAKGTNTAESDVDIIVSFASHQKSSKNFNAICDLLDELIGEPYDIVTREGLSPYFGPEILKEAIYVELAS